The window ttttaagtcttgagatgatgatatattagattaatccaaattaacctattaaatttaCGATTCAGATCATGAAAACATGAtaacactataaaaaataaattaaaataaattataaagattaattcttaatcaatctaatgataaagaataaaattaaaaataaataaattaaaagaataaaaaaaattactcaagtTGACCTACCAAGCCCATAACTCAGGTTATAAGATCAGGATAATaccatataaagaaaataaaaaaaaaatcaatttcaatttcaaatcaactcaatattaaaaaaataaaaaaaatcaattaaaaagaataaaaaaataatttaattcaacttAAGCTAACCCGTTAAGTATACGATCTGAGTCATGAAAAACtgaaataacttaataaaaattatataaaaaaattatgagtctTCATTTTTAACAGGTTCAATATTGAatgttgaaatcaagaaaaaaaaactaaatttatgagatcaggataactccataaaaaaaacaaaatttatgagatcaggataactccataaaaaaaacaaattgaaaaaaattacaaaactcaattcttaaacaacttaatattgaaagatgaaattgaaaaagaagattgagtaattgaagggtgaaattgaaaaaaaaatcaataaaaaaaggaccaaaaaaaattaatcgagTTAGCCTGTCAAACCTACAATTCTgatcatgagattaaaataatcacatagaaagaaagaaaaaaacccaattaaaaaaggaGGTTAACTCATGTCAACCTATCAAAATTACAAATCAGATCATGAGTTCAAGATAGTCTTAtatgatgcaaataaaaaaaatataaagcctGATTTTCAACAAACTCAtgtcaatgttaaaggataaaataaaaaaaattatttagactaaataattcaaaaaaaataactcgaatcaacttgggttaacatattaaatttgtaatatgaATAATAAGATTAAGATAAATTTATGGAAAACATTTCTAACTTATAATAATGTTTGTTACACCAAATAACCTGTTGATACACCAAATAACCTGttgatgtgtgtgtgtatcttaTACTAGAAATTTCATATTGGATTTTGTTTATggagttgactttttttttacctgtaaGATTAGATATGGGGATTGGAACATGGAAGGATCCTGTTTGGATGGAAAATTGGGACGGAAGGTAAGAGTTGTTAAAAATAAGCAAAGCAATGCTACTAAATCCAACCTCAAACTTATCCAATTAAAAAGCAttgttttaactttaaatttatccaattaaatctaaaattgattttttatttttattcttttttaaacagcattgttttaactttaatttttttttgaaaataatactGTTTTAATTTAGTCGGATTAACTCACACCCAAACtttaaatgaattataaatCAAGCGCAATAACTTCGAATTTGATTTCCATTCTCATCTTGCATATCTCGATATGAGAAATGCTTCTACTTCTACCTACCAACTTTATGGGTCAAGAACAGATTGGTTTTGGCATCAATCTAACGTGTAACGACCAAAGGGAGGAGGAGCCTTTCATGAAACTTATGGCAAGCTGTCCTTTAAACTATTAATTCTTTGTtatgttctttcaattttacaAATCTCCTAAATTCATAATTTGAGCTCGAGCTATAATTAAATGAACTCCTAACAAATTGTAAATTACCTTGCACAAACGAATGCTGTAGCCTCCAACATGGCCTGAACTCTGTAAGCGCATAACAGAGTTTGAACAATTTATTGTCAAtggcgccttcttctggtgaaaACCATTGACATACTGATGGAGGAAGTTCGTTTTCTCGTTGACTGAAGAAACAAGTGAAGAAAGTCCATTACATTTTCAAGATACAAAACGCAAGGATTCACCCTGACAGTGCCAAAGTTTCCTTTTCTGAATATTTACAGTCCCGTCTCATCTTTAGAGTTGTTGAAACACAACAAAAACCCCCTCAGTTCAGACCCAACCACTTCTTAAAGGTCAGTGCAGCTTCCCTCTTTTTTACTAGACTTTCTGTCTGGATTTTGGGAGTTTTTCCCTTGTATAGTGTTTTATGGTACTTCAAGTAGAGGGTTCGATACTTGTATTTGTCAATGAACATTTTCCCTTCCTCCATCATATCCACGACTTCATTTGCTCGAGTAAAAAATCCACCTCTCACAAATGTATAAAGTACTGAATCCAGTAGTTCCTGGTCAAACTTCATTGAGGTTGCTGAAGCAATAGATTTCATTTCGCCCCAGAGCTCTGTTACCTCTATATATTTTCCCCCAATGGCAGCGTATCCAGTCACCATAGAATGAAAAGTTTGAGCATTTGGGGCATGGCCCAGACTCCTCATCTTCTTCAAAGCCTTTTCGGCATCTTGCATAAGTCTCTTCTTGCAGAAAAAATGGATCACATTATTCCAATCATGAACTCCAGAATCTGCAGCCTGCTCTTCTTTGATTTCCCGCAAAAGCTTTGCCATCAACCCTGCTTCACCACCCTCTGCACATCCCTTAACCAACATCTCAAATTCCTGATGGCCAGTTCTAGGTATCTTAGCCTCTTTCATCTCCTTAAAAATATGGAGGGCTTCCTTAGTATCTTTTTGAATCACTCGGAACTCAATCAATGCATTATAACTACTCGAGTCTAGCTGGATCCCTGCTCTACGTGCATCTCGTAGAAGTGCAGTGACCTCTCTTGTTCGGTTTGCTTTACAATATGCTTTCAAGAGTGAAGCATAGACAGAAGAACTGGTTCTGATCCCAGCCAAACGCATCTCATCTAGCAGGTCATGTGCCTGATCTAGCCACCCAAGTGAAATGCATGAATTGATGACATGAACCAAAGCTGAATCGTCATTGGAAGCTGGAGAATCTTCTTTCTCTGCCTTGATGAGAAATGCAGCCAACTCCTTGGTCTTGCCCGATTCTAGGAAAGCTTTAACCAGCTTCACATAAATTTTTTCAGTTGGCTGGAGGATACCACGTTCAGTTGTAATCAATTCAACTTGCATCTGCAACTCAACTAACAGAGTACTGAGTACTTCCTTTGCCTCAGTGTCAAGTTTCAAGAAATTCCGGTCTCTATAGAACTCTTCATAAGAAATCGTAAGATCTTTGTTTGATCTATTGTTCCCTAAACCACCTGATTCTTTGTGGCTCAAACTTTCCTGAGAAACTGGGCCTGGAGAGGACTTCTTATCAATTGGGAACAGCAGTGCAGCCGTAGCAAATGAATTCCGTGCTTCCCTTGCTTTCCGAAGCATTATCAAAACCATGTTGGAAGCAGCATCAAGATCCCCAAATTTCAAGTGGCACGTTAGTAAACAATTATAGAACTGCCGAAACTGCGTATCGGTTAAACTTTGGGATTCATCTATATGTCTCTGAAGTTTTCTAAGTTCTTCTCTTCTCCCATTCCTCTCATATATATGTGCCATTATGATCAATAAATTTGTGTCAGCTCTGATGCCAATTCGAGGCATCATGTCAAGAAGCTGCTCTGCTTTTCTAGTTGTTCCAAACAAGAGACATCCGGTCAAAGCAATGTTCATAGCAATAGTATTAGGCTTCATGGCAATCAAAGGTGCATTAATCTTTTTACGTGGGTCCACCCTACCATCTTGAAACAAGTAACCTATCTCAAGTATCAGCTCAGCAGCTAGGTAAGCACCAGGAGCTGTTAGTGACATATGAGCCAAGATTGCAGACCAAGCAGTCACCGGAGGATATTGTTCCATTTGTATCAACTTTCTCAGGACTGTTGATGCTGGAACTGGCAAACCACATTTAGCAAGAACAAAAGAGAGATAGATCAAAGGCTCTTTCTCCAGCAGATTCTGCTTGCTTTCCTCAATAGCCTGTTCTACCAAGCCATATGCCTTCTCAAGCCATGGAACACCAAGGCTTGCGGAATAACTTGTTAGAAGCTTATTCACAATGGACTTTCGAGGAAACCCATCCATATGCAAATGCTGTTCAAATAACTTCCATGCATCATTAAATCTATGCTCATCGATTGCATTCTCTATTTCCATACATAATTTAGCTGGGTCTCGAGCCTGGACCAAAATTGTTCCAGCCAGAGTCGAAAAGGAATAGCTTTGATGATTGAACCCACCCTGGATTCCTACAACAACAGTTGGGCCATTTAGGTTGGTCAAAGAGGACTCAAGAAACTCATTGACAGGCCTGCTGCTCCAAGAAACTAGCATCCGGCATCTGGAAACCCGAGTAGTCTCATGTGCGCTATcagaaagtaaagaaaataaaactctaGGGGACAACGCAACGACTTGACGCTTCAATTTCCTGGTAGATAGCATTCCTTTTCTATATATGCTTttctttacaataaaaaaaaactcaactagAAATCATGCGTTGAAATGGACTGAAACCtgcaatatatattattttttaattaacaaaacagAGTTCAATGTTATGATTTAcataaaaaagttcaaatatATACGAACATACCTAACCTTTGTCAACCATTCATGTAGGCAACAAGCAGTACCATGCCAAGCAAAGAAGAGTTCAACATACCTAAAACAaatcaacattaaaaaagaaaaacaagtgggtctttttctttatgaagtcattcaaaacaagcaagcaaaaacacaataatttttcaatttaagatactgattcttctttgaaattttcaagCGTCTTTTCTAACATTTAGCAATCAACAGCACTACTAAGACAAAATCCTATAGTGTATGTCTCGTTGACAGGCGTAGGAGACATCATTCTCATGCGagcaagaaggaaaaaaagcttCAAGttccatttcattttcttcggtttctaaacaaacaaaatggAGGGGAGAAAACATGAAAACTATTAAGAAACCTTACAAGAACAGTTTCATAGCTCAGTGAGGCATTTCATCGAACATATGGGAGGGGCAACAACTATACGTGAATGACAAAGCTATACAACGTTTTAAGCAGATTAGTGGAAACGGGAAAGGGAGGAACTTAGTGCGGGTTTGATAACACTCACGGAAATTATCATCTTGCTGTCCCTGATGGTTGGCAAAGGGAGAGCAGAACGTCTCTGAACGCGTGAAGATCAATCGTTCATTGTTAGTTTGGCTTTGCTGGCTCCTTGCTGCTTTTTCTAAAACAAGAGGAGAAACAATTTAGCAGCGGTTGAAAAAGAATTCAAAGCACTGAACTTGGGCTTATTCGCTTTCAGTCATAGGCCTTAACGGATACCTGGGCCTTTTTAATTAGAAGTCCAAACccattgattattattttgttttactgGGTATTCGAATGTAGTTTTCACaaacaaaaactaagaaaatttaAGGTAAAAGAGATAAAGttaaagataaaatgagaagaaGAATAGGAGAGGAAATTGAGAGAATAATTTATGAGACTTCGTAGTTTTGACTTAGGGGTTGATTGGTGACCTGCTCAAGAGAGTTAACTCAATTTaataaacctataaaaaattaattcaatttaataaactaaaaaaaataaaaaaaaaatcaacaagagcTGTCCAAGTTAGGttccaataattttattatttttatcacttcTTTATTGTAATTTCATGGTTGAAATTAGCTTTTGTTTGTTATGGTTAGCTGAATTGTCTTATCATAGGCTTGAAGCCCTCATGCCCTATAGGCATTTTCagtttttgtcttattttattgACCTTCCCAAAACTTTCCTAACCAAGCCAGGCCGAAACACTTGTGCCTGACTGGCTGGGTCGactcatttcttttatttacttatttctttctattttttaattttaattttaattttctcatacGAATTAATGTTTCTCTTTAAATTTCCTCCCCAAAATCTAAATACACAGAATAATCTGGAAAGGAATTTTCTTAAGATGTGTTTGTTTAGCCGCCATACACATATATACGATCTAGAAAATTGagcaattccttttttttttctctaacagTATATATCAATCAATTAATGAAGTTAAGCACCGTTCAGAAATTTTTCaatatgattaaaattttgaattttgtttttcaattttttttaaatattattttaatatattataaaataaaaattacttcgCAACACTACCAAAAGTAGAGGTCAAACCAACCAGCACTTCATTTAACAGAGGGGAGCACTTTATTTAACAGCGGGGAGTCCACTTGTCAGCAGAGCACTAgcattatttatttacatgTCAACATGTACACCACAAAACTCTTTCAAAAACAGAAGGCCAAAACGCCTGAAACCTCCCCCCCTCCGGCCACCATCTCATGCATAAGCACGGCCTTCTCTAAGCTGCCTTCTTGGCCCCGGGAAGAAGAActcttcttgttgttttccaAAAATTTGGTCCACTTCTTTTGCTGGCACACCATAGGCCAACTCTTTCGCTTCCTTGTCCATCTCGCCGATAACGTTCCATTTCCCTTGCAACACAAAGGCATGCTTGGATAAGCTTACATGCAGAAAGAACACATGCAACGTACATACATTTtacatctgttttttttttttaattgggggGCGCGTAGCATTCAATTACCTGCAAGAGGGTATCTTACGTTTCCTTTTGCATAGACCTCAAAGCAAAGCACCTCCAGGTTGCTATTTTCGGAAGCCACAGTGGCCACTGGATGACCGGCAGGGACAATGAAGACACTACTGCGGCTCAAACGCGAGCTTGTCCTCTGGTAAGTTTGACCACCCTTTCCTCTCCTTGAGCCTTCGTTTTCAATGTATCCCGTGCTTGAAACAGAAGATGAGTCGCGAGGACATGCCATCTCGAAGTATCCCTCACCTTCCAAAACAATGGATATCATGGTTGCCTTTGAGTTGTAGTAGGGTCCAGCCATAGATCCCTGTATACAAAAAGAAATGGAGGAGGATTCGGATTAGATAGATTTATaacatttttatatcaaaagaaaTACACATTAGAGGCAAATCTGATTAGGAATACGAGGGGATAAATATACTCGACTGATGTTGGCCAAAGAGACTGTAAGGTCAAGGTCTCTGAGCTGCTCGCTATCTTTAGGTTTGGCTTCAAAGAGCTGGCCATAGTTGTTTCTTTTGACAGGACCCTTGTCGAAAATATTGAATGGGCCGCTTGACCCACCTGTTGGGAAAGGCCACAGGCCACCACCGCCATGACCACCTTCCTCACCGTGGCCCAAGGCCTGGATCTGTTCCTTGGAAGCTTTGACAATTCCTCCTTGCCGTTGTTTGAAGATTCTCTCCAACCTTCCTCTATCAGTCTGATCAATTGATAAACAGGCATGACAGAGAAAGACTGGATTAGCCAacttaaacataattataatGGAGAAAAGTCAACTACAGGTCTAATCAGCACTCACCTTAAGAGCAGCCTCGAGCAACTCCCAGCTGAATGCCCTGAAGAAGGACTCTGCATCTTCACCACCTGCTCCATGGAATGCCTGCATCATAAAACCATCGTAATCTATAAGACATAGGAACATTGAAAACAATAGATTCTGGATTCAATCTTGTTAGCAACCATCAGTGAGTCTTTTGTTATTGGAAATCTTAATcgataaaatttgatattgcACTTATTTAC is drawn from Populus nigra chromosome 5, ddPopNigr1.1, whole genome shotgun sequence and contains these coding sequences:
- the LOC133693877 gene encoding pentatricopeptide repeat-containing protein At1g03100, mitochondrial, yielding MLSTRKLKRQVVALSPRVLFSLLSDSAHETTRVSRCRMLVSWSSRPVNEFLESSLTNLNGPTVVVGIQGGFNHQSYSFSTLAGTILVQARDPAKLCMEIENAIDEHRFNDAWKLFEQHLHMDGFPRKSIVNKLLTSYSASLGVPWLEKAYGLVEQAIEESKQNLLEKEPLIYLSFVLAKCGLPVPASTVLRKLIQMEQYPPVTAWSAILAHMSLTAPGAYLAAELILEIGYLFQDGRVDPRKKINAPLIAMKPNTIAMNIALTGCLLFGTTRKAEQLLDMMPRIGIRADTNLLIIMAHIYERNGRREELRKLQRHIDESQSLTDTQFRQFYNCLLTCHLKFGDLDAASNMVLIMLRKAREARNSFATAALLFPIDKKSSPGPVSQESLSHKESGGLGNNRSNKDLTISYEEFYRDRNFLKLDTEAKEVLSTLLVELQMQVELITTERGILQPTEKIYVKLVKAFLESGKTKELAAFLIKAEKEDSPASNDDSALVHVINSCISLGWLDQAHDLLDEMRLAGIRTSSSVYASLLKAYCKANRTREVTALLRDARRAGIQLDSSSYNALIEFRVIQKDTKEALHIFKEMKEAKIPRTGHQEFEMLVKGCAEGGEAGLMAKLLREIKEEQAADSGVHDWNNVIHFFCKKRLMQDAEKALKKMRSLGHAPNAQTFHSMVTGYAAIGGKYIEVTELWGEMKSIASATSMKFDQELLDSVLYTFVRGGFFTRANEVVDMMEEGKMFIDKYKYRTLYLKYHKTLYKGKTPKIQTESLVKKREAALTFKKWLGLN
- the LOC133693408 gene encoding vicilin Cor a 11.0101-like translates to MAVKVRLSLAVLVFSLLALCVGIAKANKDPELKVCEHQCKEQLGYDEREVEKCLRDCTEEHFRRKEERERETRGTEEEDDDEWRSFTVDPAKKKLGQCLEECQRQGGGEQMKSLCRLTCQEKYEKEPGREEEENMEEKEEEGNPYVFEDRHLKSEVETEHGRVRVLQKFTKKSKLLRGLENIRVAIIEANPQTFIAPTHLDAGFVLFVAKGRGAITLIHEEDKQTFNLERGDVFRVPAGTTFYMVSKDENEKLRVAKILWPVNLPGNFKAFHGAGGEDAESFFRAFSWELLEAALKTDRGRLERIFKQRQGGIVKASKEQIQALGHGEEGGHGGGGLWPFPTGGSSGPFNIFDKGPVKRNNYGQLFEAKPKDSEQLRDLDLTVSLANISRGSMAGPYYNSKATMISIVLEGEGYFEMACPRDSSSVSSTGYIENEGSRRGKGGQTYQRTSSRLSRSSVFIVPAGHPVATVASENSNLEVLCFEVYAKGNVRYPLAGKWNVIGEMDKEAKELAYGVPAKEVDQIFGKQQEEFFFPGPRRQLREGRAYA